TGTTCCACGGCCAGCCGGGCGGCCGCGCGTTCCGCCAGGTGCTGAGCGAGGGCGCCCACCGCCCTGGCGCCGACTGGGCGCTGATCGAGCAGGCGCTGGCGGTCACCGAGCGCGACGCCGATCGCGCCGCAGCGTGATTTCAGTCACATTCCTGACTTGACAAGGCCCGCGGATTCGTCCCGAATGTTCACTTAGATGAACGACGCCGGAGAGCACCCGGAAAAGTTCAGATCGGATTCACCGCGCCAAACCAATCATTTGCAAAGGAAATGTAAAGGCCGGGTCCCGTATCCGGCGCTCCGGATTTACGACTTTTGAACGAATCGCCGTGCTCGGCTAGGATCGCATCGATGTCTTCCGCTCCCTTCCACCGCCGCATTGCCCTGGCCACCTGCGTGGCCCTGGCGGCTGCCCCCCTTTCTGCAGCGATGGCCCAGCAGCCAGCGCGCGGTGGTGGCGGCGAGCCGCGTGCGGCCATGCGCGCGGAAATGATGGATCGTGGTGGCCGTGGCGACGACCGTTCGCTGTCCGATGCCGTGCGCCGGGTGCAGCGCTCCACCGGTGGTCACATCCTGGGTGCCGAGCGCGTGCCGTTCGATGGCCGGGACATCAACCGGGTCAAGTACATGGATGACCGGGGCCGGGTCCGCTACATGGACGACCCCGCCCCGGCACGTTCACAGCCGCGCACGCCGCGGTCGGATATGTCATCACTACGCGGCGATAACCCCTGAACAGGGATAGTTGCCGTAATACACCGTACCCACAGGCCTCCGGGCCACACCCAGGACACTAGGGAGAGTTCATGCGTATCCTTCTGGTCGAAGACGAAGCCCCGCTGCGTGAGACCCTGGCAGCCCGGCTCAAGCGCGAAGGTTTTGCCGTCGATGCTGCACAGGACGGCGAGGAAGGCCTCTATATGGGCCGCGAAGTACCGTTCGACGTCGGCATCATCGACCTGGGCCTGCCCAAGATGTCGGGCATGGAGCTGATCAAGGCCCTGCGCGACGAGGGCAAGAAGTTCCCGGTGCTGATCCTGACCGCGCGTTCGAGCTGGCAGGACAAGGTCGAGGGCCTCAAGCAGGGCGCCGACGATTACCTGGTCAAGCCGTTCCATGTGGAAGAGCTGCTGGCCCGCGTCAACGCGCTGCTGCGCCGCGCCGCCGGCTGGAGCAAGCCGACCCTGGAATGCGGTCCGGTTGCCCTGGACCTGGCAGCGCAGACGGTCAGCGTCACCGGCAGCAATGTCGACCTGACCAGTTACGAGTACAAGGTGCTGGAATACCTGATGATGCATGCCGGTGAACTGGTCTCCAAGGCCGACCTCACCGAGCACATCTACCAGCAGGATTTCGACCGCGACTCGAACGTGCTGGAAGTCTTCATCGGCCGCCTGCGCAAGAAGCTGGACCCGGACGGCGAACTGAAGCCGATCGAGACCGTGCGTGGCCGCGGCTACCGTTTCGCGATCCCGCGCAACGAGGGCTGAGCCTTCCACAAGGCGATAAACGATGTCCGGCCGTCTGTGGTTCTTCCGACGCTGGCGGCCGCGCTCACTGCAGGCGCGCCAGCTGTTCGCCGCGTCCGTGGGTCTGGTCGCGTTCCTGGCCTTGGCCGGTTACGCGCTCGATGCCGCCTTCGCCGACACGGCGAAGGCGAACCTGCGTGAGCGCCTGAAGAACTACGCCACAGCCTACGCAGCCGGCATCGACTTCACCCGCGACCGCTCGCTGTACATCCGCGAGCAGCCGCCGGATCCGCGCTTCGACGTGCCGGGCAGTGGCCTGTACCTGCAGGTGGTGATGCCGGACGGCAAGGGCAATTCAATGTCCGCCGAAGGCCCGATGCTGCCCACCGTGGGCGGCGGCCTGCTGGCCCCGCGCCAGGAAGTGTTCGAAGGCCCGCTGCCGATGATCCAGATCGACGGCAGCCAGGGCTCGGTGTACCGCTACGGCCTGGGCCTGGTGTGGGATGCCGACGCTGACCCCGCCACCGAATTCCCGTACACCATCTACGTGATGGAAGACTCGCGCGCGCTGGGCGCGCAGCTGCGCGTGTTCCGCAGCCGGGTCTGGTTCTACCTGGGCGGCATCGGCCTGATCCTGCTGCTGCTGCAGACGGTCATCCTGCAGTGGAGCCTGCGCCCGTTGCGCCGGGTCATCACCGAGCTGACCAAGGTGCAGCGCGGCGAAACCGAGCGCATGAGCGAACGCCACCCGCGCGAGCTGGAGCCGTTGACCGACAGCATCAACGCCTTCATCGAGAGCGAGCGCGAAAACCTCGAGCGCCAGCGCAACACCCTGGCCGACCTCGCGCACAGCCTGAAGACGCCGATCGCCGTGCTGCGCACGCAGATGGACAGCGGTGCCGGCGATGGCGCCCTGCGCGAGGAACTGGACGTGCAGCTGCAGCGCATGAACAACCTGGTGTCCTACCAGCTGGCACGCGCCGCCTCGTCGGGCCACAAGCTGTTCTCCGCGCCGCTGCCGGTGGAATCCAACGCCGAGGAAATCGTGCGTGGCCTGGAGAAGGTCTACGCGTCGAAGGGCGTGCTCTGCGAATTCGACATCGACCCGGCCGCGCGTTTCCACGGCGAACCGGGCGACCTGCAGGAGCTGCTGGGCAACCTGCTGGAGAACGCCTTCAAGTGGGCCAAGCGCCGCGTGCTGCTGACCGCGCAGCCGCTGCCGGCACCGAACGCGCGCCGCGCCGGCCTGCTGCTGGCGGTGGACGACGATGGCCCGGGCATCGCCCCGGAAGACATCGGCAAGGTGCTGCAGCGTGGCGTGCGCGGCGACGAACGCGTGCAGGGCCACGGCATCGGTTTGTCGATCGTGCAGGACCTGATCAAGGATTACCGCGGCGAACTGCTGGTGGCCCGTTCCAGCGAACTGGGCGGCGCGCGCTTCGAAGTGCGGTTGCCGCCGGGGCCGTAGAGTCGAGCTTGCTCGACTGCCCTTCGATCCGCCGGGCACGGCCCGGCGCTACCGCTCGACGTGCCCCCCAGGTAGCGCCGGGCCATGCCCGGCGTACGGATGAATCAACCGACCATCGCCGGCGGCTCACCATAGAACCGCCGCAGGTGCGCGGCCACCTCTGGCAGCGCCTGCGCCAGCACATCCGGCGCGGAGAAGTGGTACTCGCTGGCCACCGCGAAGAACTCTTCCGGTGCCTCGGCCGCATACGGGTCGATCAGCGTTTCCTCGCCAGCATCCACCTGCGCGCAGAACGCATCGTAGGACTGCTGGAAGGCGGCCGCCCATTCTCGCTGCCACGCACGCGGCAACGGCGGCGTGCCGTCCATCGCGCCATCCAATGCATCCAGCTTGTGCACCATCTCGTGCACGGCCACGCAGTAGCCCTCGTGCGGTTCGGCCAGGTCGGCCTGCACGTCGGCCCAGGACAGGATCAACGGCCCACTGTCCCACGACTCGCCGATCAGTTCGTCATCCCACTCGTGCAGCACGCCGGCCGCATCCATGTGGCTGCGATGCACGCGGAAGGCATCGGGGTAGACGATCAGCTGCGACCAGCCTTCCAGCCCGACCTTGCCAAATTCCAGCAGCGGCAGGCAGCACAGCGCGGCCAGCAGCACGCCGTCGGCCACCTGCAGCTGCAGGTCGCCAATCGGGGTGATGGTCTTCTCATGCAGGAAGCGGGTGGCCAGCACGCGCAGGCGCGCGCGGCGCGCATCGTCCAGGCCCCGCAGCCAGGCGGCGCGGCCGCAGGCCTCATTCCACACTGCATCTTCGATCGGCCGCGGCGCAGGCCGCAGCCACTGCAGCAACGACTTGATCAGCGGAACATACCCGGCAGGTAGCTGTGCCACTTCGGCGCGCGGATGCGCTGCAGCACATCGTCATCGCTGCCGCCGCCACCGCTGCTGGTCGCGCTGCTCGCCGCTGGGCGCACCGGCGCCGGCTTGGCCGCGGTGGCCGAAGCGGTGGCGGTCGAAGCACGCTGCGAAGCGGCATCCGGGGTGGAGTACACACAGGCCCCACGGCTGTCGTCCAGCGATGCTGTTGCCGAGGCCGCGAAGGGCATCGCCAGCAGGATCAGGCAATGGGCATAGTGGCGCATTGACGACATCCAGGTTAAGGGAGGGTGAGTTCCCGATTCTAGCCCGAACCCGGCCCTGGATTGGAAGCCCCGCCCCCGGCACCCCGCGGGCGCCGCTGGCGGCTTTCCCGCATAATTCCGTTCTGACCTTGTGGAAGCTGCCGTGGACGATCGCCAATTGCTGGCCAAACTCGCTGCCGGTCGCCTGTCCGGCGACGCCCTGGCCCGTGAGCTGGGCCAGACCCGGGCGGCCATTTGGAAGCGTATTCAAGGACTTAGAGCTGCCGGTGTGGACATCGAAGGCCGTGCAGGCGAGGGCTACGGACTGAGCCAGCCGCTGGAGCTGCTGGACCCGGCGGCCATCCGCGCGCACCTGCCCGACGATGCCGTGGCCCTGCTGCATGACCTGCAGGTGGCCTGGACGGTGGATTCCACCAATGCCGAATTGTTGCGGTGCAGCGCGCCGGAGCGCGGCGTTTGCGTCCTGCTGGCCGAGCGCCAGACCGGCGGCCGTGGCCGTCGTGGCCGCAGCTGGGCCTCGCCGCTGGCCGCCCACGTCTACCTGTCGGTACTGCGCCTGTTCTCCGGTGGCCTGGGCCGCCTGGCCGGCCTCAGCCTGGTGGCCGGCGTCGCCGTGGCCGAGGCGCTGGACGACCTCGGCTACACCCAGGCGCAGCTGAAGTGGCCCAACGACGTGCTGGTGGACGGCCGCAAGCTGGTCGGCCTGCTGGCCGAGGGCGGCGGCGAGTACGCCGGCCCGGCGCGCGCGGTCATCGGCATCGGCATCAACGTGCACATGCCGCCGGCCTTCGCCGAGCAGATCACCCAGCCCTGGGTGGACCTGGACACCCTGGCCGGCAGCCATGTCGACCGCAACGTGGTGGTGGCCGCCGTGCTGGCGCGCCTGCTGCCGGCGCTGGACGTGTTCGACCGCGAGGGCCTGGCCCCGTTCCTGCCGCGCTATGCCGCCTTCGACATGCTGGCCGGCCGCGAGGTGCGCGTGGAGCTGGAAGGCCAGTGGCAGCACGGCACCGCCCTGGGCCTGGCCGATGACGGCGCCCTGCGCGTACGCATCGATGGCCACGAGCGCCTGCTGCATGCCGGCGAAGTGAGCGTGAGGAAGGCATGAGCGATTGGTTGTTCGACCTCGGCAATTCGCGCTTCAAGTTCGCGCCGTTGCAGGGTGACCGTGCCGGTGATGTGCAGGCCTGGGCGCATGGCGCCGAAGGCATGGCCGCGCAGCCGCCGCACAGCCTGCCCACCGGCGGCACCGCCTTCGTGGCCAGCGTGGCCGCGCCGTCGCTGACCACCGCCATGCTGCAGCAGCTGCAGGCCCGCTTCGGCGATGTGCGCGTGGTGCGCACCAGTGCCGAATGCGCAGGCGTGCGCATTGCCTATGCCAAGCCGGAAAAATTCGGCGTCGATCGTTTCCTTGCACTGCTGGCCGCGGCTACCGCGCGGCGCCCGGTGCTGGTGGTAGGCGTGGGTACCGCGCTGACCATCGATCTGCTCGATGCCGACGGCCAGCATCACGGTGGCCGCATTTCCGCCTCGCCCACCACCATGCGCGAAGCACTGCATGCGCGCGCGGTGCAGCTGCCGGCCAGTGGCGGCGACTACAGCGAATTTGCCAACGACACCGCCGACGCGCTGGCCTCCGGCTGCGACGGTGCCGCCGTTGCCCTGGTGGAACGCAGTGCGCGCCAGGCGCAGGCGCTGCTGGGCGTGGCCCCCGCGCTGCTGGTACACGGCGGCGGCGCCCCGGCGTTGATGCCGTTGCTGGACGGCGCCGATTACCACCCGTCGCTGGTGCTGGACGGCCTCGCCCGCTGGGCGGTGCACCAGCCCGCAGGCTAGTATCGGCAGCATGCTGACCCGTGCCCTGATCGTCGTCCTGGCCATCCTCAACGTAGGCGTCGCCAGCTGGTGGCTGCTGCGCAGTGAACCCGCGCCGGCCACGCCGCCCCAGCCCGCCACCGGCGTGGCCGAGCTGCGCTGGCTGCCGGGCGGCACCGATGCCGCTGCCGTGGCGCAGACCGCCGCCACCGCCGCGCCGACCGAGGCACTGCAGGAGCGCGAGGCCGCCCCCAGCGCTGCCGTGGCCGCCACCGAGGCCCCCGCACCGGCAACCGCACCGCCCGCCGCCGCCCCGTCTGCGGAGGCCGCGCCTGCCGTGGCCGCAGCCGCAAAACCGGCCGAGCCCGTTGTGCAGAAGCCCGTAGTCGAGACGCCTGCCGTGGAGAAGCCTGCGGCGCCGCCGCGCTGCGTCGCCCTCGGGCCGTTCGCCGACCGTGCCGCGGCCGTCGCCGCACAAGGCCGTGCCGGCAAGCTGCTGGCCCCCGCGCGCCTGCGCGAACAGCCCGCCGCCAGCGGCAGCACCCGCTACCGCGTGCTGCTGCCGGCCGCTGCCAGCCGCGAAGACGCCCAGGCCATGGTCAAGCGCATCGTCGCTGCCGGCCTCAGCGACTACTACATCATCAGCCAGGGTGAAGAGAGCAACGCCATCGCCCTGGGCCAGTACCGCAACCGCGAAGGCGCCGAGCGCCGCATCGCCGCCGTGCAGGCGGCCGGTTTCCAGCCGCGCCTGGTGGCCAGTGGTGACGCTGGCCAGTGGTGGCTGGAAGGGCAGCTGGCCGCCGGCAGCGAACCGGCGCAGGCGCAGCAGCGCAGCGGTGCCGCGCAGCAGCGGTCGCTGGAATGCACGCGACTGCGCTAGAATCGCCCCACCGCGGCGCTGCCGCCGGTGAAGCACCCATGCCGCTTTAGCTCAGTTGGTAGAGCAACTGTCTTGTAAACAGTAGGTCATCCGTTCGATTCGGATAAGCGGCACCACATCTTCGCGCCTCACGACGCGCTGTTTGAGCCTTAACTCGCACCGTTGAGCCATTTTTCGGCCAGGCGAGGAGCCACAGCGGTTGCCGGACCCCGCAGGTAGGTAAACCCATAGGGAATCCTGTCCATCTCGAGCGAGACCAGCACTTTCTCGGCTCGGCCGCGCGCAGCCTTGACCAGCGAAGCCGCCGGCTGCACGGCAAGTGATGTGCCTATGACAAGAACCTTTGCTGCAGTGGACACGTGCCATCGCGCCTCATCCATGTGCCGCGTTTCCTCCCCGAACCAGACAATGTCAGGCCTGAGCTGAGTGCCGTCCTCGCACAGCTGGCCAAGCGAAATCGCAGCGTCCTCGATACGGTAGCGCTTCGGGCTATCCGACGTGCCGCGCGCATAGGCAAGTTGGCCATGCAGATGAATCACGTTGCTGGAACCAGCGCGTTCGTGAAGCTCATCGACGTTCTGGGTGATCACGACCACTTCAAAGGCCGATTCCAGGGAAGCGATCGCCGAGTGTGCGGCGTTTGGCAACGCGTTCCATGCCTTCAGGCGACGCTCGTTGTAAAAGGCCAGGACGGCTTCTGGACGAAGCCTCCAACCCTCGGGACTGGCTACCTCCTGCCACGAATAGTTGTTCCAGAGACCGTGCGAATCGCGGAATGTAGGCAAGCCGCTTTCCGCGCTCAGGCCGGAGCCAGAGAGAACAACAATTTTGTTTGGCACTACGTCAGGTTTCATGCGGGCGCTCGTCATCTGGCAGTCGGGTATCTGCACCCGGCTATGCAAAACATCCATAGCGCACCGCTGCCGACCAAAGCAAGCTGGATACTTGCCTGCCTGACCTTCAGGATGAAGACAGATCCCGATTGCCAAGCGCCTTGCTGCAGAAGTCCACGGTACGCAGCACACCACCTGCACCCTGATACTTGTCGTCTCCGCAGAACTGCTCTGTGAGGCGACGTCCCAGTCGGCCATTGAAGCTAACGTCCGAAGTATTCAGAAGCGCCTGAGCGCCGACATTGGCACCGCCGGCAACGGCTTCCACAAAAGGTTGGTCAACCGAGAGATGAAGGACGTTGCGGTCGAGCATCTCGCCGCCGGATTCCACTTCAATCCTGAGGATGAAGGTGATGCCGTGATCAGCCGGAATCAGCTTCTTCTTTGCCATCTTCTTGAGTATGGACGTAGCGTTGCTAGCGAATCCATGCAGGATGTCCGACTCGCGCCAACCGTTGCCCTTGAGCGTCATCACAAGTCGCGGTGGTGTGGCAGACGGTTGAGTATCGACTGCGACAACGTTCGGATGCATTTTCATTAAGAGCGCAGGATCTATCGGGTTCTCGTGCGACGACTCATCAGCTTCGAAAATTTTTGCCTCGCTGCCCTGAGGAGCTGTCGTGGGGGCACATCCTGCGAGGCCAGCCAACGCCAGAATCAAGAGTATCTCTTTCATTTCCAACTCCAATTTACAGTGGTCAGTTCAGTGTGTGGTGACACGCCAAATTAAATCCGAAGTCAGAAGTCCTGCCAGGGAACGACTGAACGCTGGCGAAGATGCCTAGCGGCGGATGCCATGCTCCATATCCCTTCGCAAGTGCCACGCCAGAAGTGCGCCCGTGGATTGATCGATGTCTACGGCATGCAGTGCGCCGACCAAGAAACTCCTCGACCTGAACGCCACCCGACAGCGGGGGTTCGCCAGCGCACTTCTCCTACCAACGGGAAGGAGAAGTGCGCATCCGCTTGCGTGGGCGGAGTGAACATCATCTTGCCGCTTCAGGCGCACTGGGGCCACGCGTCTAGATCCGCAGCTTCAATCCAGCCGACCTTTCCATATCGAGCGAGCGCCCTGCAGGCTAGGGCGAGCGCAAATATTCCTGCAGGTTTGACGATGTACCTCCGGCGGAAGCAATAACGCCTGCAGCCGCTCGGGCATGGGCAGATGCGTCACGCTGCGCGTGAATCAGTACGAAATTCCTTCGTGTAGATCTTCCGGAGTTCCGGCACACAGGTAGACAACGTCGTCCTCGCCGATGCGCATTGTGAGAAAACCGCCTTGCGGCGTTTTTTCGTCCTAAGCCTGTGAATCAACCCGGTGATGCGGCAAAGGAGGAGTCGTGCCGACACTGCATATCGGCGCGCTACGCAGCCGGCCAGTCATCAGCAACGCGCTGAAGGAGCTGGCAATACACATCCTCTCTCGCCCTCTTGAAAATGCAGCGTGTGTCCATTATATTGGACATGTGGCGAGGATCCAGACCACCTCCGAGTTCAATGACTGGTTCGGCAGCCTGCGTGACAAGCAAGGACGCCAGCGCATCTCCGTGCGCATCACCCGGCTGGCACAGGGAAATCCTGGGCAGCACCGTTCACTAGGCGGTGGCCTGCAGGAACTCAAGATCGATTTCGGGCCTGGCTACCGGGTCTACTTCACAGAGCGGGCGGGCATCACCTACATCCTGCTGTGCGGAGGCGACAAAGACAGCCAGTCCCGGGATATCGAGCGCGCTCGCGAACTGGCGAGCCGGCTCTGATTCCACACTCTTCCACACGCTGCATGCGACATCAGACAAGGCAGGCTGCCATGAAAAAAACATTGGAACTGCATGACTGGGACGCGGCTGAACACCTGCACGACAACCAGGACATCGTCCACTTCATTGAGGCCGCGCTCGAGGAGGCGCCCGACGATGCGGCATTCATTGCATCGGTGCTGGGTGTCGTGGCACGAGCGCGCAACATTGCTGATCTCGCGCGCACTACCGGCATCGCCCGCGAGACCTTGTACAAGATGCTGCGTGGTGAAGGAAATCCCACCATGGGCAATCTGAGCAAGCTGGCCAAGTCGCTGGGGTTTCGATTGAGCCTTGTGCCGATCGATGGCAACGGCAAGCCAGCAAAATCCAAACCGAAGCCTGCCCGCAAAGCAGGCAAGCCGGCGGCAAAGAACGTCGCCTGAGTTTGCAGGGCTCACCCAGCCCGCGACTGCAGCGCCACGTACTCGGCCAGGCCCCGGCAGGCCAGCATCAGTCCTTCGCGCGAGCCGTCGCCGATATCGTCTTTCTCCTCGCCATCCACGCGCACGCGTTCGGTGGCGTGGTAAAGCTCCAGCAGCGACACCAGGCCGGTGGCGGCGCGATCCCGGCGCGCGTTGGCGACGGCCTCGCCGGGTGTGCCGACCGGGCCATGCCATGGCTGTCCGTCGGCCGTATCGCCGGCCGCGATCTGCTGCAGGCAGCTGCGCAGGGTGATGGAGGAGGGCGCTTCGTTGGCGGCAGCGAAGGCGGCTTCCAGCGGTTGGGCCAGTTCGGGCGGCAGGCGGGTGATGGCGTCACCGAGCGTGGCGGCCAGATACGGGTGGCGGGATTTGGACATGCGGGCATCCTCAACGGGAACGGAGGTGCCACCGGCGAAGGTGGCAGGCGATGCGTGGCTTCCAAGACCGTATCGAAGAGCCGGCGGGCACGAAGCCCCCACGCACCGCCCGCCATAACGCCGCAGACGGATTGCCAGCCGGCGTCGTCCACAACCTGACGACGCCGACTGACAAGCGTAAACATCTTCGATACACGGGCTTGGAAGTCCCGGCTACCCGATGCAGGCAGCAATTCATCTTGGGCACGCCAAGTCGTGACGCACCAATCAATTGTTCTGATGAATTCGCCGTTCCCGAAAGAAAGAATGAATTATCGCGATTGGCTTGTTTCGCTCGTCTTCTAGGCAGAAACGACAATTCGCGCGGGCGTGATCGCAATGCGCTGGCGCAAGCGACTACACCACCACTCTGAAGGCCAATCGGTACCTGCACTGCAAAGCAGCCTTAACCGCCGTGCCGTACCTCGCACACAATCCGCGCAGCACCAAGCACGCCTCAGCGCTGCCCGCTATCGCCCGGCACCAGATGTCGCCACGGGAACACGTTCCGCGCGAAATGGCTGACGTAACCGCCCATGCCCGCCTGGATGGCCATGAACTGCAGGCCCGGCCGCATCGCCTGCAGTGCCTGCAACTGCGCCGGCGACAGCGCGCTGTTACGCAGACGGAAGCTGTGCACCGGTGCGAACGCGTCACTGGCGAACAGACGCTCGTAGGCGGCGAACGGCGTCACCGCATCGGATTCGCGCTCATCGGCCCAGGTGCACTGCAGTTCGGTGGACTCGCTGAAATCCAGCAGGCCCAGTGCGGGCAGATTGCGCGATGCAGCCAGGTGTTCGATGAAGCGCTGGGTATCACTGCCCGGGCCGATCTGCAGGATGTTCAGATGCGGCAGCGGCACATCGAAGAAGGTGGCATCGGGGGCGTTGGGCACCACCAGTTCGGTCAGATACGTCGTACGGCCGGCGAAGCGGGCGATCTCGCCAGCCTCTTTCCTGATCGGGCCCGCGCGCTGGATCAGCGAGGCATTGTGGTGCTCCGGTGCGGTGGGCGTGACCACCAGTGAACGCAGGCGCGGGAACTGCACGTTGCTGTCCAGCAGGGCAGTGAACTCCCATTCGCGGCTGCCATTCGCGCCTTCATCCCCACCGGTGAAGCGCAGCGACATGACTGCCGCGGCCACGCACGGATCGGACAGGCAGGCCAGCGTCCATTCGAACGGCGCGTCCCACGGGTCGCCGAAAAACTCCACGTGCAGGCCGCCGTACAACGGGGCCACGGTCAGGCGTGTCTGCAGTGCCGACCACAGCGGCCCGGCGGGGTCGGCGATGTCCAGGTCGTACTCGCAGGCCGTCTCCAGGCTGAAGGCGTGGATGCGTTGCTGCAGTTCCAGCAGCGACTGCTGGGCACGTTCGAAGTCAGGTGCGGCCATGGCAGGTAATCGATCATCCGTGGGTGAGCCGGGATGATAGCCCCGGTCCTGCAGGTTCGGCAGCGCCGTCCCCGTCTTCATGACGCTCCTCACGAACCGCCCTCCCGGTCCCGTCGCATACTGTCGCTATCAGCCCGTCCGGGCCACTTCGGGAATCGATCATGCGCCGCCACGCTGTTTCCCTTGCCGCTGCACTGCTGTGCTCCGCCTTCGCGGCCCCGGCCATGGCCGCCGTGCCCTTCTTCAACGCCAGCTGCCCCGGTGGCCTGGATGTGCACGCCGACGAGGGCGGCCCGGTGTACGTGCAGGGGCGCGAGGCGGCGCTGAAGCGCTTCAACGACCGCTATTTCGAAGCGCGCGACGCGCAGAGCGGGGTGACGCTGTCGATCACCACCGGTGACGACGGTGCGCCGCAGATCAGCTACACCGGCCGGGGCGGCGCCAATGGCATCTGCCAGGTCAGCGGCGGCGGCGGCGCGCCCGTGGCAGGCGAGCGGCATGACCACCGCCGCCACGATGACAGTGACGACGAAGGTGCGGCGCTGCCGCGCGAAGTCACCTGCGAGTCCACCGACCAGCGCCAGGTGTTGTGCGAGATGGACACGCGCGGCAACGTGGAAGTCGCCCGCCAGATCAGCCACACCCGCTGCGAGCAGGGCCAGAACTGGGGCCTGTCGCGGCATTCGGTGTGGGTGAACGGCGGCTGCCGCGCGGTGTTCCGCAATACCTCGCGCGCTGCGTACGCGGCGCCCAGCGGCGGCACTGCGCTGGGGTCGTGCAACACGCGCAAGGGCGCACACGGCACGCTGGTGACCCAGGTACCGGTGGGCAGCGACTACCAGGAACTGATCATCGATTACCCCGATGGACGGTTCCTGTGCATGCTGCGCAACAACGGTGAAGTGCAGAGTGTGACCCCGGTGCGCCGCCGCTGAGTGCCAGACTGCCCCGGCGCGGTGTGCCGGGGTCTGTGGCCGGTGGTGGCCGGCGCTATTGTCCTGTTACACACTGCGGCGGCGCGGGAATGTCACTGCTGTTCTACGGGATCGCTACCCTTTTTGTAGGTATACCCGGTGACGCTCCACCCGCCGCCATGACCGGACGATGGTGCGACCCACGTAAATTCCCAGGACTGTACAGAGCCATCAGGGAGTATGTTTTCTACTCTATAGATCTCACCCGGAACGCCCTCGGTGGGCAGCTTCCCCGGGATCGAGTCATTGTAGCTTGCAGATGCCCGACCTACTGATATCACACTGTGCTCGACGTGCACCGTGCCATAGCCCAGCGGTGCGAATGCAGGGCGGACATTCTGAGTGACCCACTCAAGGACGTGCCGTGCGTCAGTGCTCTGCTTGGAAAACTCTTCGGAAACGACGGTATGGGTGATGCGCGGCGAGGCTGCCGTTGCAACGGTGGGGACAATCGTCGCGAGGGCAATTGTCAGCGCTACGAGCCCATTGATCCTGCACTTCATCAGCATTGCTTCTCCGGTTCTGCATGAAAGAAAGGTGCACCGATAATCAAGGTGCCAATGCAGAGTTGCGTCGCGAAAGATAATGAACAAGAGGCGATCGCGACTCACATGTGACGTCGGTAAATAAAGTCCGGAGCTCCGCATGGCCCAGAGTGGGTTTATCTGACCCCAGATTCCCTTTGGGCTGGCAGATCATCCGATTCCCTGCTGCACCGCCGCGAGTGGTGTCACATCCCTCTGGCTAGACTGTGCTTCTTTTTCGTCTGCAGGAGGCACCCATGGCCCACCCCATTTCCGTCACCCTGATCGGCGTGCCCACCGACGTGGGCGCGGGCCATCGTGGTGCGCGGCTTGGCCCGGAAGCCCTGCGCGTGGCCGGCCTGCCGGAGGCGCTGGAGGCGCGCGGCGTGGACGTGCGCGACCTGGGCAACCTGGATGGCCCGCGCAACCCCTGGACCTCGCCAGTGCAGGGCTACCGCCACCTGGACGAGGTGGTGGCCTGGAACCGCGCCCTGATGGACGCCAGCTACGCTGAACTGCAGGCCGGGCGCATGCCGATCATGCTGGGCGGCGACCATTGCCTGGGCATCGGCTCGATCACCGCCGTCGCCCGCTGGTGCCGCGAACAGGGCAAGACCCTGCGCGTGCTGTGGCTGGATGCGCATT
This genomic stretch from Stenotrophomonas sp. SAU14A_NAIMI4_5 harbors:
- a CDS encoding addiction module antidote protein, yielding MKKTLELHDWDAAEHLHDNQDIVHFIEAALEEAPDDAAFIASVLGVVARARNIADLARTTGIARETLYKMLRGEGNPTMGNLSKLAKSLGFRLSLVPIDGNGKPAKSKPKPARKAGKPAAKNVA
- a CDS encoding type II toxin-antitoxin system RelE/ParE family toxin, which translates into the protein MPTLHIGALRSRPVISNALKELAIHILSRPLENAACVHYIGHVARIQTTSEFNDWFGSLRDKQGRQRISVRITRLAQGNPGQHRSLGGGLQELKIDFGPGYRVYFTERAGITYILLCGGDKDSQSRDIERARELASRL
- a CDS encoding Sir2 family NAD-dependent protein deacetylase; translation: MKPDVVPNKIVVLSGSGLSAESGLPTFRDSHGLWNNYSWQEVASPEGWRLRPEAVLAFYNERRLKAWNALPNAAHSAIASLESAFEVVVITQNVDELHERAGSSNVIHLHGQLAYARGTSDSPKRYRIEDAAISLGQLCEDGTQLRPDIVWFGEETRHMDEARWHVSTAAKVLVIGTSLAVQPAASLVKAARGRAEKVLVSLEMDRIPYGFTYLRGPATAVAPRLAEKWLNGAS
- a CDS encoding DUF3011 domain-containing protein; its protein translation is MRRHAVSLAAALLCSAFAAPAMAAVPFFNASCPGGLDVHADEGGPVYVQGREAALKRFNDRYFEARDAQSGVTLSITTGDDGAPQISYTGRGGANGICQVSGGGGAPVAGERHDHRRHDDSDDEGAALPREVTCESTDQRQVLCEMDTRGNVEVARQISHTRCEQGQNWGLSRHSVWVNGGCRAVFRNTSRAAYAAPSGGTALGSCNTRKGAHGTLVTQVPVGSDYQELIIDYPDGRFLCMLRNNGEVQSVTPVRRR